The Virgibacillus sp. MSP4-1 genome has a segment encoding these proteins:
- a CDS encoding peptide ABC transporter substrate-binding protein, whose product MKRKNWLLLLLLGLFLSVVAACSDENTEEAGTTDSESSSDSEGQVLNFTTKVAIASMDPSITTDEASFNNLSATMEGLYRLGEDGETEPGIAKKHKVSKDGKTWTFTLREDAKWSNGDSVTAHDFVYSWRRAVNPDTGSEYGPYMMNGVIKNATDVSSGDLPVEELGVSAKDDYTLVVELENPTPYFESLTTFGTFFPLNQSFVEEQGENFALSADSLLSNGPYKMAKWESTSTSWELVKNENYWDKEAVKMDKLTFEVVKDPQTAVNLYEKGKVDRIDLTSSLVDQYKTHDDYQVTPDTFVYFIKFNQEANDVLANRDIRAAMSRAFNKQALVDEILNNGSIVANGLVPADFTPLPETGEDFRAANGDLVTYDVEKAKELWEKGLNELGKDEVELELLTDDDETTKLMVEYIANQLEENLPGLTIDLKRVPKEQRLDLDTNMNYEVQVSRWGPDFLDPYTYMNLWTTESGNNNMGYSNPEYDQLVKETGTKYAQDNVARYENFLEAEKVLFEDAAIAPIYQASRAQLVSPRVKGVYVNPFGATYEYKYADVASGE is encoded by the coding sequence ATGAAGAGAAAAAATTGGCTGCTGTTGCTTTTGCTTGGTCTATTTCTGAGTGTAGTCGCAGCTTGTTCTGACGAAAACACAGAGGAGGCGGGAACTACAGATTCTGAAAGTTCTTCTGATAGTGAGGGACAAGTACTTAATTTTACAACTAAGGTAGCGATTGCTTCCATGGATCCATCGATTACTACAGATGAGGCCTCATTTAATAACTTATCGGCTACAATGGAAGGTTTGTATCGTTTAGGTGAAGATGGAGAAACCGAACCGGGAATTGCTAAGAAACACAAAGTAAGTAAAGATGGAAAGACCTGGACATTCACATTACGTGAGGATGCGAAATGGTCAAACGGAGATTCTGTAACCGCACATGATTTTGTTTACTCATGGAGAAGAGCTGTTAATCCGGATACAGGTTCTGAATATGGCCCGTATATGATGAATGGGGTTATTAAAAATGCAACCGATGTAAGCAGTGGAGACCTCCCTGTAGAAGAGCTTGGTGTTTCTGCAAAAGATGATTACACACTTGTTGTTGAATTAGAAAATCCAACTCCATACTTTGAATCTTTAACAACATTTGGTACGTTTTTTCCTTTAAATCAATCCTTTGTTGAAGAACAGGGCGAGAATTTTGCATTAAGCGCAGATTCATTACTGTCCAATGGCCCATATAAGATGGCAAAATGGGAGAGCACAAGCACATCATGGGAACTTGTTAAAAATGAAAACTATTGGGATAAAGAAGCTGTTAAAATGGATAAGCTGACATTTGAAGTTGTGAAGGATCCTCAAACGGCTGTAAATTTATATGAAAAGGGAAAAGTTGATCGTATCGACTTAACTTCATCTTTGGTGGATCAATATAAAACTCATGATGATTATCAAGTGACGCCGGATACCTTTGTTTATTTTATTAAGTTCAACCAAGAAGCGAACGATGTGCTGGCCAATCGTGATATTCGTGCTGCGATGAGCAGAGCATTCAATAAACAGGCTTTGGTTGATGAAATTCTAAATAATGGATCGATCGTTGCCAATGGTCTTGTTCCTGCTGATTTCACACCACTTCCCGAAACAGGAGAAGATTTTCGTGCAGCAAATGGAGATCTAGTAACCTACGATGTGGAAAAAGCGAAAGAATTATGGGAAAAAGGGTTGAATGAACTCGGTAAAGATGAAGTTGAGCTGGAACTCCTGACTGATGATGATGAGACCACGAAATTAATGGTAGAGTACATTGCGAACCAGCTTGAAGAAAATCTTCCTGGACTTACCATTGATTTAAAACGTGTACCGAAAGAACAACGTCTTGATCTTGATACGAATATGAATTATGAAGTTCAGGTATCCAGGTGGGGACCGGATTTCCTTGATCCTTATACGTATATGAACTTATGGACAACAGAGAGTGGAAATAACAACATGGGTTACTCCAACCCTGAATATGACCAGTTGGTAAAAGAAACAGGCACTAAATATGCTCAGGATAATGTTGCCCGTTACGAAAACTTCCTGGAAGCAGAAAAGGTTCTATTTGAAGATGCTGCAATTGCACCTATTTATCAGGCATCAAGAGCACAGTTGGTTTCTCCAAGAGTAAAAGGAGTATATGTAAATCCATTTGGTGCAACGTATGAATATAAGTATGCGGATGTTGCTTCAGGAGAGTAA
- the mce gene encoding methylmalonyl-CoA epimerase: MSKKIRALIAKPGLDGHDRGALIIAQVLRDHGMEVIYTGLRQSPAQIAQAAVQEDADVVGLSSLSGAHRSLFPKVVEQLKERQAEDIPVIGGGVIPAEDIPFLEEKGVQKVFTPGTPTEYIANYIKQLVTPEDMKGTEPPEKISHIGIAVKSLEKTMPFYDQILGLKLHGVEEVPSEGVKVAFFKIGETSIELLEPLSDASPIHSFIEKKGEGIHHIALEVTDLSERLQHYRNQNIPLINEEPKKGANGAEIAFLHPKAANGVLYELCNHKGDS, encoded by the coding sequence ATGAGTAAAAAAATTCGCGCCCTGATTGCAAAACCAGGGCTGGATGGACATGACAGGGGAGCACTGATTATAGCGCAGGTTTTACGTGACCATGGGATGGAAGTGATTTATACAGGACTGCGACAGTCACCTGCACAAATTGCACAGGCTGCTGTACAGGAGGATGCAGATGTTGTGGGTCTCTCCTCACTGTCGGGAGCGCACCGGTCGTTATTTCCTAAAGTAGTCGAGCAATTAAAGGAAAGACAGGCTGAGGATATACCTGTCATTGGCGGAGGTGTTATTCCCGCAGAAGATATTCCTTTTTTAGAAGAAAAAGGAGTGCAAAAGGTGTTTACACCGGGAACACCGACGGAATATATTGCAAATTATATAAAACAACTGGTTACACCGGAAGATATGAAGGGAACGGAGCCTCCTGAGAAGATCTCCCATATTGGAATTGCAGTAAAAAGCCTGGAGAAAACGATGCCCTTTTATGATCAGATTTTAGGCTTAAAATTGCATGGTGTCGAGGAGGTTCCATCAGAAGGGGTAAAAGTTGCCTTTTTTAAAATCGGGGAGACCTCAATAGAACTATTGGAACCTTTATCAGATGCCTCTCCTATTCATTCATTTATTGAGAAAAAAGGGGAAGGGATCCATCATATAGCTCTGGAGGTAACTGATTTAAGTGAGCGCCTACAGCATTACCGTAATCAAAATATCCCTTTAATCAATGAAGAACCAAAAAAGGGAGCGAATGGAGCAGAGATTGCCTTTCTTCACCCGAAAGCAGCGAATGGCGTATTATACGAACTTTGCAATCACAAGGGGGACTCGTAA
- a CDS encoding DNA polymerase IV — MSNHFPTKGRIIFHVDMNSFYASVEAAYNPDLKGKPLAIAGNPEHRKGIIVTSSYEARAKGVKTTMPLWQAKELCPELIVKTPNFDRYREASRNMFAILADITPYIQPVSIDEGYMDITECADLGTPLEIAEQIQTKIKDELDLPCSIGIAPNKFLAKMASDMKKPMGITVLRKRELEEKLWPLPIEEMYGVGKKTAVKLQNLKINTIGDLAAYDVYQLKTLLGVNGERLKNRANGYDPTPVDPDAVSIFKSIGNSQTLPHDTTDEREIDRLLYSLSEKVSERMQRKSVVSENVQVMIRYHDRKTITRSQQLHDYVELKDEIFSISSELFYANWNGSPIRLLGVTAQQLTEKDEITKQLDLFTYENEAKNEKLYQVVDDLSEKYGKDVFKKMMSSDHGQSISTSFQKDFLDDFKHK; from the coding sequence ATGTCAAATCACTTCCCTACGAAGGGTCGCATTATTTTCCATGTGGATATGAACAGTTTTTATGCTTCAGTTGAAGCGGCTTACAACCCTGATCTTAAGGGAAAGCCTTTAGCGATAGCCGGTAACCCCGAGCATCGAAAAGGGATTATCGTAACCAGCAGTTATGAGGCTAGGGCAAAAGGAGTTAAAACAACCATGCCTTTGTGGCAGGCAAAGGAATTGTGCCCGGAGTTAATTGTTAAAACACCGAACTTTGACCGCTACCGTGAAGCATCACGCAATATGTTTGCTATTTTGGCAGACATTACACCATATATCCAGCCTGTCTCTATTGATGAGGGGTACATGGATATTACGGAGTGTGCCGATTTGGGAACACCTTTGGAAATTGCCGAACAGATACAAACAAAAATAAAAGATGAACTGGATTTGCCCTGCAGTATTGGAATTGCCCCTAATAAGTTTCTCGCTAAAATGGCCTCCGATATGAAAAAACCGATGGGAATAACCGTTCTCAGAAAGCGGGAACTGGAAGAAAAACTATGGCCTTTACCGATTGAGGAAATGTATGGGGTAGGAAAGAAAACGGCTGTGAAGCTGCAAAATTTAAAAATAAATACGATTGGTGATTTAGCCGCCTATGATGTCTATCAATTGAAAACTTTATTAGGAGTCAATGGAGAAAGACTGAAAAATCGGGCCAATGGCTATGACCCAACTCCGGTTGATCCTGATGCTGTCAGTATTTTTAAAAGTATTGGAAATTCACAGACCCTTCCTCATGATACGACTGATGAACGGGAAATTGATCGTCTTTTGTATTCTTTGTCTGAAAAGGTCTCTGAACGTATGCAGCGGAAATCTGTGGTTTCAGAAAATGTTCAGGTGATGATTCGTTACCATGACAGGAAGACCATCACCCGCAGTCAACAGCTCCATGATTATGTGGAATTAAAGGATGAAATCTTCAGTATTTCCTCTGAGCTTTTTTATGCCAACTGGAATGGTTCACCGATTCGTTTGTTGGGAGTTACTGCCCAGCAGTTGACGGAAAAGGATGAAATCACAAAGCAGCTCGATTTATTTACCTATGAAAACGAGGCAAAAAATGAAAAGCTGTATCAGGTTGTGGACGACTTATCAGAGAAATATGGGAAAGATGTGTTTAAGAAAATGATGTCCAGTGATCATGGTCAGTCTATATCTACAAGTTTTCAGAAGGATTTTTTAGATGATTTTAAGCATAAATAG
- a CDS encoding M20/M25/M40 family metallo-hydrolase yields the protein MTAVDQERILNEFLELVQIDSETKHEEAISSILIQKFSDLGLEITEDQAKEKTGFGSNNLICTLKGTKPEVEPIYFTSHMDTVAPGKGVKPSVKDGYIVSDGTTVLGADDKTGLAVMFEAIRNIKENNIEHGDIQFVITVGEESGLVGSKALDSSLIKAKYGYALDSDGQVGDVVIAAPTQAKVNADIIGKKAHAGVAPEKGVSAITIAAKAIARMPLGRIDEETTANIGRFEGGGATNVVADHVTIAAEARSLQQEKMEEQVEKMKTAFEETAEKMGGRAEVEVKVAYPGFKHKEDDHIVQVVKRAAEKIGRSSIPRKSGGGSDANVISGYGIPTVNLAVGYEEIHTTDERMPVSELVKAAELVAAIIEEAAK from the coding sequence ATGACAGCAGTCGATCAGGAACGGATTTTGAATGAGTTTTTGGAGCTTGTCCAAATCGACTCTGAGACGAAGCACGAAGAAGCGATTTCCAGTATTTTAATACAGAAATTCTCAGATTTGGGCCTGGAAATCACTGAAGATCAGGCGAAGGAAAAAACCGGTTTTGGTTCAAATAATTTAATATGTACATTAAAAGGTACCAAGCCTGAAGTGGAACCGATTTATTTCACTTCACATATGGATACTGTTGCCCCTGGTAAAGGTGTGAAACCTTCTGTCAAGGATGGGTATATCGTATCTGATGGAACCACTGTCCTGGGAGCAGATGATAAAACAGGGCTTGCAGTGATGTTTGAAGCCATTCGCAATATAAAAGAAAATAACATTGAACATGGAGATATCCAATTTGTCATTACAGTTGGAGAGGAATCGGGGTTAGTCGGATCTAAGGCTTTGGATTCTTCTTTAATCAAAGCCAAATATGGGTACGCTCTTGATAGTGACGGTCAGGTAGGGGATGTCGTCATTGCAGCTCCTACACAGGCAAAGGTGAATGCAGATATTATTGGCAAAAAGGCTCATGCTGGTGTGGCACCTGAAAAGGGAGTTTCGGCTATCACCATTGCTGCAAAGGCTATTGCCAGAATGCCTCTTGGCCGAATTGATGAAGAAACAACCGCTAATATTGGCCGGTTTGAAGGTGGCGGGGCTACGAATGTTGTTGCTGATCATGTAACCATTGCCGCAGAGGCTCGCTCTCTTCAACAAGAAAAGATGGAAGAACAGGTCGAGAAAATGAAAACGGCTTTTGAAGAAACGGCAGAAAAAATGGGTGGAAGAGCAGAAGTTGAGGTGAAAGTCGCTTACCCTGGATTCAAGCACAAAGAGGACGATCATATTGTTCAAGTAGTAAAAAGAGCTGCCGAAAAAATTGGTCGTTCAAGTATTCCGCGCAAAAGTGGTGGTGGAAGTGATGCCAATGTAATCTCAGGGTATGGGATTCCTACTGTAAACCTTGCTGTTGGTTATGAAGAGATTCATACAACAGATGAACGTATGCCGGTCAGCGAATTGGTCAAAGCTGCAGAACTGGTTGCAGCGATTATCGAAGAAGCCGCAAAATAA
- a CDS encoding acyl-CoA carboxylase subunit beta, giving the protein MDIFDKINELYDKRRSVELGGGDEKIQKQRDKGKLTARERIEYLLDEGSFVELNPFMEPRTSDFGMKDAPGEGVVTGFGKIDGRDVYLFAQDFTVYGGALGEMHGKKIAAVMDLAAKNGTPFIGLNDSGGARIQEGVASLDGYGHVFYRNSIYSGVIPQISVIMGPSAGGAVYSPAITDFVIMVEKTSKMFITGPKVIETVTGEQISSEDLGGAKVHNTKSGNAHLKAENEEEALDYVRKLMSYLPSNYQEKPPVKEVDDQEEDLPDLNEKIPFDPVRPYDVRTIAEEVVDQHSFFEIHPEFAKNIVVGFARVKGKPVGLVCNQPKFMAGGLDIDSSDKASRFIRMCDAFNIPLITFEDVTGFFPGIKQEHGGIIRHGAKILYAYSEATVPKITIITRKAYGGAYVALNSKSIGADLVFAWPNAEIAVMGPDGAANIIFAKEIKESDDPEATRQAKIAEYRAKFANPYVAAGLGMVDDVIEPRETRQALIKSLDMLKNKTEERPKKKHGNMPL; this is encoded by the coding sequence ATGGATATCTTTGATAAAATCAATGAGCTTTATGATAAACGGCGATCTGTTGAGCTTGGCGGGGGAGATGAGAAAATTCAGAAACAGCGGGACAAAGGGAAATTAACGGCCAGGGAGCGGATTGAATACTTACTTGATGAGGGCTCTTTTGTTGAATTAAATCCCTTCATGGAACCACGTACAAGTGATTTCGGCATGAAAGATGCACCTGGAGAGGGTGTTGTAACTGGATTTGGCAAAATTGACGGGCGTGATGTCTATTTGTTTGCCCAGGATTTCACAGTCTATGGCGGCGCTCTTGGAGAAATGCACGGAAAGAAGATTGCGGCTGTCATGGATTTAGCTGCTAAAAATGGAACACCTTTTATAGGTCTGAATGATTCTGGGGGTGCCAGAATTCAGGAAGGCGTCGCATCTTTAGATGGATATGGCCATGTCTTTTACCGAAATTCTATCTATTCCGGTGTCATTCCGCAGATTTCTGTTATTATGGGTCCAAGTGCGGGAGGAGCTGTTTATTCCCCGGCCATTACCGATTTTGTCATTATGGTGGAAAAAACATCAAAAATGTTTATTACGGGACCAAAGGTAATTGAAACCGTAACAGGCGAGCAAATCAGCTCCGAGGATTTAGGGGGAGCTAAGGTTCATAATACAAAGAGTGGAAATGCTCATTTAAAGGCTGAAAATGAAGAAGAGGCCCTCGATTACGTTCGTAAGCTTATGAGTTACTTACCATCTAATTATCAGGAAAAACCTCCAGTTAAAGAAGTAGATGACCAGGAGGAAGATTTACCTGATCTTAATGAAAAAATTCCTTTTGATCCTGTACGTCCATATGATGTACGAACGATTGCAGAAGAAGTCGTGGATCAGCATTCGTTTTTTGAGATTCACCCGGAGTTTGCCAAAAATATTGTAGTAGGATTTGCAAGGGTGAAAGGAAAGCCTGTTGGTTTAGTTTGCAATCAACCTAAATTTATGGCTGGTGGTTTGGATATTGACTCCAGTGACAAAGCTTCAAGATTTATCCGGATGTGTGATGCCTTTAACATCCCTTTGATTACGTTTGAAGATGTCACCGGATTTTTCCCGGGAATTAAGCAGGAGCATGGAGGCATCATTCGACATGGGGCTAAAATTTTGTATGCGTATTCAGAGGCGACTGTACCTAAAATCACGATTATCACACGTAAAGCATATGGAGGGGCATATGTAGCTTTAAATAGTAAATCGATTGGTGCGGATTTAGTGTTTGCATGGCCGAACGCTGAGATTGCGGTTATGGGACCGGATGGTGCGGCTAACATTATTTTTGCCAAAGAAATAAAAGAGAGTGATGATCCTGAAGCGACACGACAGGCAAAAATTGCAGAATACAGGGCGAAATTTGCCAATCCTTATGTTGCGGCCGGGCTTGGTATGGTCGATGATGTCATTGAACCAAGAGAAACAAGACAAGCACTGATTAAGTCGTTGGACATGTTAAAGAATAAAACAGAGGAAAGACCGAAGAAAAAACATGGAAATATGCCATTATAA
- a CDS encoding phosphoadenylyl-sulfate reductase codes for MSYHSLTDSDYQQLHNSLNGKTAAEVIRWGYDMFGNDLIYSCSFGAESMVLIDIIYPVKPDAKLVFLDTDFHFKETYQLIDEVKKKYPKLTIESVKPRLTPEEQAGKHGDRLWEKNPDLCCQIRKIDPLKDVLSNARAWISGLRRDQSPLRANTNFVNKDDKFQSIKLCPLIHWTWDEIWDYIKSNDVPYNELHDQNYPSIGCTYCTSPTKNGADSREGRWAGLNKTECGLHF; via the coding sequence TTGTCTTATCATTCACTTACAGATTCAGACTATCAGCAGCTCCACAATTCCTTAAACGGAAAAACAGCGGCTGAGGTCATTCGTTGGGGCTATGATATGTTTGGTAATGATTTAATATATTCCTGCAGTTTTGGTGCGGAATCTATGGTTCTTATAGATATAATCTATCCTGTAAAACCTGATGCTAAGCTGGTATTTTTAGATACAGACTTTCATTTTAAAGAAACCTACCAATTAATAGATGAGGTAAAAAAGAAATATCCAAAGCTGACGATTGAATCTGTAAAACCACGGCTAACACCTGAAGAACAAGCCGGAAAACATGGAGACAGACTCTGGGAAAAGAACCCGGATTTATGTTGTCAAATTCGGAAAATTGATCCTCTGAAGGATGTGTTATCCAATGCCAGAGCATGGATCTCTGGATTACGAAGAGATCAGTCACCTTTACGTGCAAATACTAATTTTGTGAATAAAGACGATAAATTTCAATCCATTAAATTATGTCCCCTTATCCATTGGACCTGGGATGAAATCTGGGATTATATTAAATCCAATGATGTCCCCTACAATGAACTGCATGATCAGAATTATCCAAGCATTGGCTGTACATATTGCACCTCCCCAACCAAAAATGGGGCAGACTCCAGGGAAGGCAGATGGGCCGGCCTGAACAAAACCGAATGCGGCCTGCATTTTTAA
- a CDS encoding DNA topoisomerase III, translating into MSKTVVLAEKPSVGRDIARVLHCKKKGNGFFEGSKYIVTWALGHLVTLADPAVYDDKYQEWKMEDLPMLPKHLKLVVMKKTGKQFSTVKQQLNRKDVNDIVIATDAGREGELVARWIIEKARVKKPIKRLWISSVTDKAIRDGFNNLKNGRQYENLYASAQARAEADWYVGLNATRALTTKFNAQLSSGRVQTPTLAMIAKREEEIKQFKPRTFYGIQASSPKGITFTWQDHKSHNSRIFSKETTDKLMEKVNHRPAEIINVETKQKKSFAPQLYDLTELQRDANRIFGFSGKETLSAMQKLYEQHKVLTYPRTDSRHLSTDIVPTLKDRMKACSVDEYKPIANQLLQKPIKPNKHFVDDRKVSDHHAIIPTEKRAHMSDLNSNERKIYDLVVKRFLAVLSDPFEYEQRTITAKIGNESFVAKGKSVKRSGWKDIYQNQQDDRDEQFEQQDIPELKQGSQIKNITIHQTTGETKPPEHFTEGSLLQAMENPVKFMEQKDDKLAKTMNQTGGLGTVATRADIIEKLFNNYYIEKKGKYITLTGKGKQLLDLVPADLRSPALTAEWEQKLSAIEKGKLNKQDFIKDMKDYAASVVKEIKNSDARYKHHNITGTKCPDCGKQMLEVNTKKGRMLVCQDRSCGHKKNIAKQTNARCPNCHKKLELRGEGEGQIFVCKCGHREKLSTFNERKRKEKQNKASKKDVQKYMKKQQNDEFTNPALAEALAKLKKD; encoded by the coding sequence ATGAGCAAAACAGTAGTTTTAGCAGAAAAACCTTCAGTAGGACGGGACATTGCAAGGGTTTTACATTGTAAGAAAAAAGGAAACGGCTTCTTTGAAGGTTCTAAATATATAGTAACCTGGGCACTGGGGCACTTGGTTACGCTGGCAGATCCTGCTGTGTATGATGACAAGTACCAGGAATGGAAGATGGAGGACCTCCCTATGCTTCCCAAACACCTGAAGCTTGTGGTTATGAAAAAGACCGGAAAACAATTCAGCACAGTAAAACAGCAGTTAAATCGTAAGGATGTAAACGATATTGTGATTGCAACGGATGCTGGCCGGGAAGGAGAACTGGTGGCCCGATGGATTATTGAGAAGGCACGAGTAAAAAAGCCAATCAAACGGTTATGGATCTCATCGGTTACTGATAAAGCGATTCGTGATGGTTTCAATAACTTAAAAAACGGCAGGCAATATGAAAATTTATATGCATCCGCTCAGGCCAGGGCAGAAGCGGATTGGTATGTAGGATTAAATGCCACACGTGCGTTAACTACGAAATTTAACGCTCAGCTATCCAGTGGACGTGTTCAGACGCCGACTTTAGCGATGATTGCTAAAAGGGAAGAGGAAATAAAGCAGTTCAAGCCCCGTACTTTCTATGGAATACAGGCTTCCTCACCTAAGGGAATAACATTTACTTGGCAGGATCATAAATCTCATAACTCTCGCATTTTTTCAAAAGAGACAACCGATAAATTGATGGAGAAAGTAAACCATCGGCCTGCCGAAATCATAAACGTCGAAACGAAACAAAAGAAAAGCTTTGCTCCACAGCTGTATGATTTAACAGAGCTTCAAAGGGATGCGAACCGTATATTTGGATTTTCTGGTAAGGAAACCTTATCTGCTATGCAAAAGCTGTATGAGCAGCATAAAGTGTTAACTTATCCGAGAACGGATTCCAGGCACCTATCCACAGATATTGTTCCGACCTTAAAAGATCGAATGAAGGCGTGCAGTGTGGATGAATACAAACCGATTGCCAATCAGCTTTTACAAAAGCCAATCAAGCCAAATAAGCACTTTGTGGATGATCGAAAGGTATCCGATCACCATGCGATTATTCCTACTGAGAAGCGAGCGCATATGAGTGATTTAAATTCTAATGAACGGAAAATCTATGACCTGGTCGTTAAAAGATTTTTAGCTGTTCTGTCCGATCCTTTTGAATATGAACAGCGGACAATAACGGCGAAAATCGGAAATGAATCATTTGTGGCTAAAGGAAAATCGGTAAAAAGATCAGGCTGGAAGGACATATATCAAAATCAGCAGGATGATCGTGATGAACAGTTCGAACAACAGGACATCCCTGAACTTAAACAAGGCAGTCAGATCAAAAACATTACGATTCATCAGACGACGGGTGAAACAAAGCCTCCTGAGCACTTCACAGAAGGAAGTCTTCTTCAGGCTATGGAGAATCCCGTGAAATTCATGGAGCAGAAGGACGATAAATTAGCAAAGACGATGAATCAAACCGGCGGACTGGGAACGGTTGCCACCCGAGCGGACATTATTGAAAAGCTGTTTAACAATTATTATATTGAGAAAAAAGGAAAATATATTACTTTAACCGGTAAAGGAAAGCAGCTATTAGATTTGGTTCCTGCTGATTTACGCTCTCCGGCATTAACCGCTGAGTGGGAACAGAAGCTGTCTGCAATTGAAAAAGGTAAACTAAATAAGCAGGATTTTATTAAAGATATGAAGGACTATGCGGCATCGGTTGTCAAGGAAATAAAAAACAGTGATGCCAGGTATAAGCACCACAATATAACAGGAACCAAATGTCCTGATTGTGGAAAGCAAATGCTTGAAGTCAATACGAAAAAAGGCAGAATGCTCGTTTGTCAGGATCGTTCATGCGGGCATAAGAAAAACATTGCGAAACAGACCAATGCAAGATGCCCGAACTGTCATAAAAAACTGGAGCTTCGTGGCGAGGGAGAAGGACAGATTTTTGTATGTAAATGCGGGCATCGTGAGAAGCTTTCAACATTTAACGAAAGAAAGAGAAAGGAAAAGCAAAATAAAGCATCGAAAAAAGATGTACAGAAGTATATGAAAAAACAGCAAAATGACGAATTTACCAATCCGGCATTAGCGGAAGCGTTAGCGAAACTGAAAAAAGATTAG